A single Brevundimonas sp. M20 DNA region contains:
- a CDS encoding ATP-dependent helicase: protein MTDSAPPRISDLARSQGPGGLTPSAASDYLTGLNPEQRDAVETTEGPLLVLAGAGTGKTRVLTTRLAHILATGRAKPWELLVVTFTNKAAREMRERITHLIGPSAEGLRWLGTFHSVSAQILRRHAELVGLKSSFTILDTDDQERVCKQLLEAANLDTKRWTPKSLNTLIDHWKNRGWTPDKLPPSEDFANGKGHALYAAYQARLASLNACDFGDLLLHNLTILSQHADIAEEYRRRFRYILVDEYQDTNVAQYLWLRLLTSSTGNVCCVGDDDQSIYGWRGAEVDNILRFERDFQGAKVIRLERNYRSTHHILGAASGLIKANRSRLGKTLWTEDKTGDKVRVRGVWDGEAEARLIADEIETARKQGVSYRDMAVLVRASFQMRAFEERFVMLAIPYTVIGGPRFFERAEIRDAHAYLRLILSEDDDLAFERIVNVPKRGLGDTSVQKVLQIARENGVSAMAAVRHLIGTDELQARTRTAFSNFIRDIDRWRTLGQTTSHWELTEAVLEESGYTDMQKADRATGQTRLDNLKELTQSMQQFDGLTAYLEHVSLVMDLDRGESAESVQIMTLHGAKGLEFPLVFLPGWEEGVFPSQRSIDEKGEKGLEEERRLAYVGVTRGKEDVRISFAANRLVYGRWTSQLPSRFVDELPIDHVEPQSDTGYYGASTGMKEARSRWDEAPSFGSGYSSPGWKRGQAFTANRVPNAQPARQTLLEGDGRLVATADPKAGSGWTRGDRVFHQKFGYGAVKSIEGNKLVVAFDKAGEKKVIDTFVEKA, encoded by the coding sequence ATGACTGATTCAGCTCCTCCCCGCATTTCCGACCTCGCCCGTTCGCAGGGCCCTGGGGGCCTCACGCCCTCGGCGGCTTCCGACTATCTGACGGGGCTGAACCCCGAGCAGCGCGACGCGGTGGAAACCACCGAGGGCCCGTTGCTGGTTCTGGCCGGCGCAGGCACCGGCAAGACGCGGGTGCTGACCACCCGACTGGCGCACATCCTGGCGACAGGCCGGGCCAAGCCGTGGGAACTGCTGGTCGTCACCTTCACCAACAAGGCCGCGCGCGAGATGCGCGAGCGGATCACCCACCTGATCGGGCCGTCGGCCGAGGGCCTGCGCTGGCTCGGCACCTTCCACTCCGTGTCGGCCCAGATCCTGCGACGGCATGCCGAACTGGTCGGGCTGAAGTCGAGCTTCACCATCCTGGATACCGACGATCAGGAGCGGGTGTGCAAACAGCTGCTCGAGGCCGCCAACCTCGACACGAAGCGCTGGACGCCCAAGTCGCTGAACACTCTGATCGACCACTGGAAGAACCGCGGCTGGACCCCGGACAAGCTGCCGCCGTCAGAGGACTTCGCCAACGGCAAGGGTCACGCCCTGTACGCCGCCTATCAGGCGCGACTGGCCAGTCTGAATGCCTGCGACTTCGGCGACCTGTTGCTGCACAACCTGACGATCCTGTCGCAGCATGCGGATATCGCGGAGGAATATCGGCGTCGCTTCCGCTACATTCTGGTGGACGAGTATCAGGACACCAATGTCGCCCAGTACCTGTGGCTGCGCCTGCTGACCTCCTCGACCGGCAACGTCTGCTGTGTCGGCGACGACGACCAGTCGATCTACGGCTGGCGCGGGGCCGAGGTGGACAACATCCTGCGTTTCGAGCGGGACTTCCAGGGCGCCAAGGTGATCCGGCTGGAGCGAAACTACCGCTCGACCCACCACATCCTCGGCGCCGCCTCGGGGCTGATCAAGGCGAACCGGAGCCGTCTGGGCAAGACGCTCTGGACCGAGGACAAGACCGGCGACAAGGTCCGGGTGCGCGGCGTCTGGGACGGCGAGGCCGAGGCCCGGCTGATCGCCGACGAGATCGAGACCGCCCGCAAGCAGGGCGTCAGCTATCGCGACATGGCGGTATTGGTGCGCGCCTCGTTCCAGATGCGGGCGTTCGAGGAGCGGTTCGTCATGCTGGCGATCCCGTACACCGTCATCGGCGGCCCTCGGTTCTTCGAGCGGGCCGAAATCCGCGACGCCCACGCCTATCTGCGCCTGATCCTGTCCGAGGACGACGATCTGGCCTTTGAGCGGATCGTCAACGTGCCCAAGCGCGGGCTGGGCGACACCAGCGTGCAGAAGGTGCTGCAGATCGCGCGCGAGAACGGCGTCTCGGCCATGGCCGCCGTCCGTCACCTAATCGGCACGGACGAGCTGCAGGCCCGCACCCGCACCGCCTTCTCCAACTTCATCCGCGACATCGACCGCTGGCGGACGCTGGGCCAGACGACCAGCCACTGGGAGCTGACCGAGGCCGTTCTGGAGGAAAGCGGCTACACCGACATGCAGAAGGCCGACCGGGCGACCGGCCAGACCCGGCTCGACAACCTGAAAGAGCTGACGCAGTCGATGCAGCAGTTCGACGGCCTGACCGCCTATCTGGAGCACGTCTCGCTGGTCATGGACCTGGACCGGGGCGAAAGCGCCGAGTCGGTGCAGATCATGACCCTGCACGGCGCCAAGGGACTGGAGTTCCCGCTGGTCTTCCTGCCGGGCTGGGAGGAAGGCGTTTTCCCCAGCCAACGCAGCATCGACGAGAAGGGCGAGAAGGGCCTCGAGGAAGAACGCCGCCTGGCCTACGTCGGCGTCACACGGGGCAAGGAGGATGTCCGCATTTCCTTCGCCGCCAACCGTCTGGTCTATGGCCGCTGGACCAGCCAGCTGCCCAGCCGCTTTGTCGACGAACTGCCCATCGACCACGTCGAGCCCCAGTCGGACACCGGCTACTACGGGGCTTCTACCGGCATGAAGGAAGCCAGGAGCCGCTGGGACGAGGCGCCCTCATTCGGCTCGGGCTACTCCTCGCCCGGCTGGAAGCGCGGACAGGCCTTCACCGCCAACCGCGTGCCCAACGCCCAGCCCGCCCGTCAGACCCTGTTGGAAGGCGACGGCCGACTGGTCGCCACCGCCGATCCCAAGGCCGGCTCGGGCTGGACGCGCGGCGACCGGGTCTTCCATCAGAAGTTCGGCTACGGCGCCGTGAAGTCCATCGAGGGCAACAAACTGGTGGTCGCCTTCGACAAGGCGGGCGAGAAGAAGGTGATCGACACCTTCGTGGAGAAGGCGTGA
- a CDS encoding type II toxin-antitoxin system RelE/ParE family toxin, producing MKVVLSPRAELDFETQVRWLAAHSPSAGRAAALKIVETIDLLVEFPDIGLAVHGGCREKQVQFGRDGFVIRYRRTGDAVIILRIFHGRQDRQGAN from the coding sequence GTGAAAGTGGTTCTCTCGCCCCGGGCCGAACTCGATTTCGAGACCCAGGTGCGATGGCTCGCCGCCCATTCTCCCTCCGCAGGCCGGGCCGCGGCGCTGAAGATCGTGGAGACGATCGACCTTCTGGTGGAATTCCCCGACATAGGCCTCGCTGTCCATGGTGGCTGCCGCGAGAAGCAGGTCCAGTTTGGGCGCGATGGGTTCGTCATTCGCTATCGACGGACCGGAGACGCCGTGATCATCCTGCGCATCTTTCACGGCCGTCAGGACCGGCAGGGCGCAAACTGA
- a CDS encoding cellulase family glycosylhydrolase: MSTDDSPMMNRRTLLAATAAVAATPALPALARQTASAGFVRREGMQFTLDGKPYRYVGANLWYAAWIGHEGRLARELDALAADGVTNLRIAASAEWSPLKNAVRPAFHDQDDAYNEALLTGLDHATAEIGKRGMKAVLYLTNFWEWSGGMATYLLWSNGGQYVDADAPWPDFPEFVSGFYRSPEAVARYHAHLRRIVTRVNSVTGKPYAEDPAIMGWQLANEPRPGGTDGNVDRTLPDFHAWISGTARLIKSLAPHHLVSTGGEGLKGSMERPGLVLSSQADDTIDYHTAHVWPGNWGWLDRTDMPGTHARAVALSTEYVARHVELAKQAGKPLVVEEFGYPRNGDVYDLGASTSMRDDLYSAIHNAVLASAREGGPLAGSNFWAWNGEGRARHPDFRFRSGDTAFLGDPPHEPQGWYGVFDQDVSTRRIIRDHAAALAAL; the protein is encoded by the coding sequence GTGAGCACGGATGACTCGCCGATGATGAACCGCCGCACCCTGCTCGCCGCCACGGCCGCCGTCGCGGCGACGCCCGCCCTGCCCGCCCTCGCGCGCCAGACCGCGTCCGCGGGCTTCGTGCGGCGCGAGGGGATGCAGTTCACCCTCGACGGCAAGCCCTACCGCTATGTCGGCGCCAATCTCTGGTACGCCGCATGGATCGGACATGAAGGGCGTCTGGCGCGCGAGCTGGACGCGCTGGCGGCCGACGGCGTCACCAATCTGCGTATCGCCGCCTCGGCTGAGTGGTCGCCGCTGAAGAATGCGGTGCGACCCGCCTTCCACGATCAGGACGACGCCTACAATGAGGCCCTGCTGACCGGGCTGGACCACGCCACGGCCGAGATCGGCAAGCGGGGCATGAAGGCGGTGCTGTACCTGACCAATTTCTGGGAATGGTCCGGCGGGATGGCGACCTATCTGCTGTGGAGCAACGGCGGGCAGTACGTCGATGCCGACGCCCCCTGGCCCGATTTCCCGGAGTTCGTATCGGGCTTCTACCGCAGCCCGGAGGCCGTCGCCCGCTATCACGCCCACCTCCGCAGGATCGTGACCCGGGTGAACTCGGTCACCGGCAAGCCCTACGCCGAGGATCCGGCCATCATGGGCTGGCAACTGGCCAATGAGCCGCGCCCGGGCGGCACGGACGGCAATGTTGATCGCACCCTGCCGGACTTCCATGCCTGGATCAGCGGGACCGCCCGCCTGATCAAGTCGCTGGCGCCGCACCACCTCGTCTCCACCGGCGGCGAGGGCCTCAAGGGCTCGATGGAGCGTCCCGGTCTGGTCCTGTCGTCACAGGCGGACGACACCATCGACTATCACACCGCCCACGTCTGGCCCGGCAACTGGGGCTGGCTGGATCGCACGGACATGCCCGGCACCCACGCCCGCGCCGTCGCCCTGTCGACCGAGTACGTCGCCCGGCACGTGGAACTGGCCAAACAGGCCGGCAAGCCGCTGGTGGTCGAGGAGTTCGGCTATCCTCGCAACGGCGACGTCTATGATCTGGGCGCCTCCACCTCAATGCGGGACGATCTCTACAGCGCCATTCACAACGCCGTTCTGGCCAGCGCGCGCGAAGGCGGCCCTCTGGCCGGATCGAACTTCTGGGCCTGGAACGGCGAAGGCCGCGCCCGGCACCCGGACTTCCGCTTCCGCAGCGGCGACACCGCGTTCCTGGGCGACCCGCCGCACGAGCCGCAGGGCTGGTACGGCGTGTTCGATCAGGACGTCTCGACCCGCCGCATCATCCGCGACCACGCCGCGGCGCTGGCCGCCCTCTAG
- a CDS encoding O-antigen ligase — MRESRPANDATEPAPAWWETAICVGLIAMLTGALIGPVFAPLQQETPVLRLVWLPAYAAIGGLLIYRMDRVWRAWPAAILIAMLVGLCFASKYWSIDYHTTSRRVIALAISCVFALYLGAAFRGPHLPRLLMISSLIMAVGSLVMVFAFPAIGVHHDVNAGLWRGLWYEKNQMGAVMVIGATAAAACLASDDPRKLMPAISFVLSSLLVLATQSKTSLLCLMLGVGCVGGFWALRKGGAAFTVVAVWSAVVLACLGLWIWETHSVAVLEALGKDPSLTGRTDIWASLMRRVAERPWTGYGYGAFWGRIGESPPADWVRKETGWIVPSAHNGWIDLLVQLGWPGAILVGGQLALTFMVTLFRSAGSGAREGWWALGFLLAFFMLSLSESILLTHQSLPFVLFMAVMTRAFLPSSTTEAVALAPKARRAYQTGSRIAAHSMNGQLRRPPFAVR, encoded by the coding sequence GTGCGTGAGTCCCGTCCAGCCAACGATGCGACCGAACCGGCCCCCGCCTGGTGGGAGACGGCGATCTGCGTCGGCCTGATCGCCATGCTGACCGGCGCCCTGATCGGCCCGGTCTTCGCCCCCTTGCAGCAGGAGACGCCGGTTCTGCGTCTGGTCTGGCTGCCTGCCTATGCGGCGATCGGCGGCCTGCTGATCTATCGGATGGACCGGGTCTGGCGGGCGTGGCCGGCGGCGATCCTGATCGCCATGCTGGTCGGCCTGTGCTTCGCCTCGAAATACTGGTCCATCGACTATCACACGACCAGCCGCCGCGTGATCGCCCTGGCCATCAGCTGCGTCTTCGCCCTGTATCTGGGCGCGGCCTTCCGGGGACCGCACCTGCCGCGTCTGCTGATGATCTCCAGCCTCATCATGGCGGTCGGCAGTCTGGTCATGGTCTTCGCCTTCCCCGCCATCGGGGTGCACCACGACGTCAACGCGGGCCTCTGGCGAGGCCTCTGGTACGAGAAGAACCAGATGGGCGCGGTCATGGTGATCGGCGCCACGGCGGCGGCGGCCTGTCTCGCCTCCGACGATCCGCGAAAACTGATGCCCGCGATCTCATTCGTCCTGTCCAGCCTGCTGGTGCTGGCGACCCAGTCCAAGACCTCCCTGCTCTGCCTGATGCTGGGCGTCGGCTGCGTCGGCGGCTTCTGGGCCCTGCGCAAGGGCGGGGCCGCCTTCACCGTGGTCGCGGTCTGGAGCGCCGTGGTTCTGGCGTGTCTGGGTCTGTGGATCTGGGAGACCCATTCGGTCGCGGTGCTGGAGGCGCTGGGCAAGGACCCGTCGCTGACGGGCCGGACCGACATCTGGGCCAGTCTGATGCGCCGCGTGGCCGAGCGTCCGTGGACCGGATACGGCTACGGCGCCTTCTGGGGCCGGATCGGCGAAAGCCCGCCCGCCGACTGGGTGCGCAAGGAAACCGGCTGGATCGTGCCGTCGGCGCACAACGGCTGGATCGACCTGCTGGTCCAACTCGGCTGGCCCGGCGCGATCCTGGTCGGCGGCCAGCTGGCCCTGACCTTCATGGTCACCCTGTTCCGCAGCGCCGGGTCGGGCGCGCGCGAGGGCTGGTGGGCGCTCGGCTTCCTGCTGGCCTTCTTCATGCTCAGCCTGTCGGAATCGATCCTGCTGACCCATCAGAGCCTGCCGTTCGTCCTGTTCATGGCCGTCATGACCCGCGCCTTCCTGCCATCGTCCACAACAGAGGCGGTCGCGCTTGCTCCAAAGGCGCGTCGGGCCTACCAGACCGGCTCCCGAATCGCCGCACACTCGATGAATGGCCAACTCCGCCGACCTCCTTTCGCTGTTCGATGA
- the parE gene encoding DNA topoisomerase IV subunit B has protein sequence MANSADLLSLFDDEPTQPRPALPAPAPPSAPVAASPVTPPTPAPPPASAPAAKPADPVVAAAAAATGYSASSIEVLEGLEPVRKRPGMYIGGTDERALHHLFAEVLDNAMDEAVARHAKLITVELDADGFLSVRDDGRGIPVDPHPKHPGKSALEVVMTVLHSGGKFSGKAYETSGGLHGVGVSVVNALSDHLDVTVWRDGFEWKQSFSRGLVLGPIQQVQASKKRGTLIRFHPDPEIFGVGAAFKPARLFRMARSKAYLFRGVEIKWTCAPERITDATPASALLHFPGGLADALAERIGELETVTPTFAGRVERKGETGAVEWAVTWSPIGFGEADSFVSSYCNTVSTPDGGTHEAGFRAALVKGLKAYGELTNEKRAGLITAEDVIANAGAMISVFIRNPEFQGQTKDRLSSPEGQKLVEQLLRDPLDHWLTESPKQANTLLAYIIERAEDRLKRRKDKEVQRASATRKLRLPGKLSDCSRQGANGTELFIVEGDSAGGSAKQARDRTTQAILPLRGKILNVASATADKLRANVELSDLALALGVQPGNRFNIDDLRYERIVIMTDADVDGAHIAALLITFFYRSMPEAIRQGRLFMALPPLYRIQAGALSEYARDDAHRDELLATVFKGKKVEIGRFKGLGEMMASQLKETTMDPKKRTLARVELPEDESEIEDLVERLMGKKAEARYQFIQDNARFAVADLDV, from the coding sequence ATGGCCAACTCCGCCGACCTCCTTTCGCTGTTCGATGACGAGCCGACGCAACCGCGTCCGGCCTTGCCCGCTCCTGCGCCCCCGTCCGCGCCCGTCGCCGCCTCGCCCGTGACGCCGCCGACGCCCGCGCCGCCCCCCGCGTCTGCACCGGCCGCAAAGCCCGCCGATCCCGTTGTCGCCGCCGCAGCGGCCGCGACCGGCTATTCCGCCTCCTCGATCGAGGTCCTGGAAGGGCTTGAGCCCGTCCGCAAACGCCCCGGCATGTACATCGGCGGCACCGACGAACGCGCCCTGCACCACCTGTTCGCCGAAGTCCTCGACAATGCGATGGACGAGGCCGTGGCCCGCCACGCCAAGCTGATCACGGTCGAGCTGGACGCCGACGGCTTCCTGTCGGTCCGCGACGACGGCCGGGGCATCCCTGTCGATCCGCACCCCAAACACCCCGGCAAGTCGGCGCTGGAAGTCGTCATGACCGTCCTGCACTCGGGTGGCAAGTTCTCGGGCAAGGCCTACGAGACCTCGGGCGGCCTGCACGGCGTCGGCGTCTCGGTCGTCAACGCCCTGTCGGATCATCTGGACGTCACCGTCTGGCGCGACGGCTTTGAATGGAAGCAGTCCTTCTCGCGCGGGCTCGTGCTGGGTCCGATCCAGCAGGTTCAGGCCTCGAAGAAGCGCGGCACCCTGATCCGCTTCCACCCCGACCCGGAAATCTTCGGCGTGGGCGCGGCGTTCAAGCCCGCCCGCCTGTTCCGCATGGCCCGGTCGAAGGCCTATCTGTTCCGCGGCGTCGAGATCAAATGGACCTGCGCGCCCGAGCGGATCACCGACGCGACCCCGGCGAGCGCCCTGCTGCACTTCCCCGGCGGTCTGGCGGATGCCTTGGCCGAGCGTATCGGCGAACTTGAGACGGTCACCCCGACCTTCGCGGGCCGGGTCGAACGCAAGGGCGAGACCGGTGCGGTCGAGTGGGCGGTCACCTGGTCGCCCATCGGTTTCGGCGAGGCCGACAGCTTCGTCAGCTCCTACTGCAACACCGTCTCCACGCCCGACGGCGGCACGCACGAGGCGGGCTTCCGCGCCGCGCTGGTCAAGGGCCTGAAGGCCTATGGCGAACTGACGAACGAGAAGCGCGCGGGCCTGATCACGGCGGAAGACGTCATCGCCAACGCCGGCGCCATGATCTCGGTCTTCATCCGCAATCCCGAGTTCCAGGGCCAGACCAAGGACCGCCTGTCCTCGCCGGAAGGCCAGAAGCTGGTCGAACAGCTGCTGCGCGATCCGCTGGACCACTGGCTGACCGAAAGCCCGAAGCAGGCCAACACCCTGCTGGCCTACATCATCGAGCGCGCCGAGGACCGGCTGAAGCGCCGTAAGGACAAGGAAGTCCAGCGCGCCTCCGCGACCCGGAAGCTGCGCCTGCCGGGCAAGCTGTCCGACTGCTCGCGTCAGGGCGCCAACGGCACCGAACTGTTCATCGTCGAGGGCGACTCGGCCGGCGGCTCGGCCAAACAGGCGCGGGACCGCACGACCCAGGCCATCCTGCCCCTGCGCGGCAAAATTCTTAACGTTGCGTCGGCGACGGCTGACAAGCTTAGGGCCAACGTCGAACTGTCCGATCTGGCGCTGGCGCTGGGCGTTCAGCCCGGCAACCGGTTCAACATCGATGACCTGCGCTACGAGCGCATCGTCATCATGACGGACGCCGACGTGGACGGCGCCCACATCGCGGCCCTGCTGATCACCTTCTTCTATCGCTCCATGCCCGAAGCGATCCGTCAGGGCCGCCTGTTCATGGCCCTGCCGCCGCTCTACCGGATTCAGGCCGGAGCCCTGTCTGAATACGCCCGCGACGACGCCCACCGCGACGAACTTCTGGCCACCGTGTTCAAGGGCAAGAAGGTGGAAATCGGCCGGTTCAAGGGTCTGGGCGAGATGATGGCCTCCCAGCTGAAGGAAACCACCATGGACCCGAAGAAGCGCACGTTGGCGCGGGTCGAACTGCCCGAGGACGAGTCCGAGATCGAGGATCTGGTCGAGCGCCTGATGGGCAAGAAGGCCGAGGCCCGCTACCAGTTCATCCAGGACAACGCCCGCTTCGCGGTGGCTGACCTTGACGTCTAG
- a CDS encoding histidine phosphatase family protein, whose amino-acid sequence MKRLLLLAAVLMSVFAATEAAAQTVILVRHAEKAEEGGADPSLSEAGRRRATMLMLNVANAQPRYIITTPLRRTAETAAPLAHYASLTPDVIGFEDGVAAHVDAVIARVRALPRNAVVLVVGHSNTIPLIARGLGYPEAADMPECEFDRLTALRITRSGVHGMVDRYGERSACPASPEG is encoded by the coding sequence ATGAAACGTCTGCTGCTTCTGGCCGCCGTGCTGATGTCTGTATTCGCCGCCACCGAAGCGGCCGCGCAGACGGTCATTCTGGTGCGCCATGCCGAGAAGGCTGAGGAGGGCGGGGCCGATCCGTCACTGTCCGAGGCCGGGCGGCGGCGGGCGACCATGCTGATGCTGAATGTCGCCAATGCGCAGCCGCGCTACATCATCACCACCCCCCTGAGACGGACCGCCGAGACCGCGGCGCCGCTGGCCCACTACGCCTCGCTGACGCCGGACGTGATCGGCTTTGAAGACGGCGTGGCCGCGCATGTGGATGCGGTGATCGCGCGTGTCCGGGCATTGCCCCGCAACGCCGTCGTTCTGGTGGTGGGCCACAGCAACACCATACCCCTGATTGCCAGAGGGCTGGGCTATCCGGAGGCCGCGGACATGCCGGAGTGCGAGTTCGACCGGCTGACCGCGCTCCGCATCACCCGTAGCGGCGTGCACGGCATGGTCGATCGCTATGGCGAGCGCTCCGCCTGTCCTGCGTCGCCTGAGGGCTAG
- a CDS encoding glycosyltransferase, which produces MSRVRKARRIQKRVQRVGASGISATERELMSLAGLEVQEGELRLIPGWDEEVSRTLKATKLAGEDERPRFVDTTMLYAPKSGGVKRYLLSKKAWLEENRPGVAHSLVVPGQHHKAGDDGIIQLHATKLPFGDGYRWPTSVRRWAAWVASLNPSLIEAGDPYTPGQGALEAGQRAGCPVVGFCHSDPAGLAALHFGEWAKKPVEKRWARLFGQFDRVVSPSRYIARRLEEAGIRDIVIQPLGVEIDTFRPDRRDREWLLKKLGLPASARLLCFAGRPAREKNIGVLIEAVQKLGDPYHLVLVGAGQGLPAEERVISLPYEANPKAVARIIASCDAFVHANDKEPFGLIVLEAMACGRPVVGVDAGGVKETVDNSVGQLASAAEPGVYAEAIKALFERDIEAIGAAARQKAVERFAWNRVFEDLCMTYADVSGKRAFLEPPGDWAEH; this is translated from the coding sequence ATGTCCCGCGTCCGCAAGGCCCGTCGCATCCAGAAGCGGGTCCAGCGCGTTGGCGCTTCCGGTATCAGCGCAACGGAGCGGGAACTGATGAGTCTGGCGGGTCTGGAAGTCCAGGAGGGCGAGCTGCGCCTTATTCCGGGCTGGGATGAGGAAGTCTCCCGGACCCTGAAGGCGACGAAGCTGGCCGGGGAGGATGAACGCCCTCGCTTCGTCGACACCACCATGCTGTACGCCCCCAAGTCCGGCGGGGTGAAACGATACCTTCTCTCGAAGAAGGCCTGGCTGGAGGAGAACCGGCCGGGCGTCGCCCATTCGCTGGTGGTTCCGGGCCAGCACCACAAGGCCGGTGACGACGGCATCATTCAGCTTCACGCCACCAAGCTGCCGTTCGGCGACGGCTATCGCTGGCCGACCTCGGTGCGGCGCTGGGCCGCCTGGGTGGCGTCGCTGAACCCCTCGCTGATCGAGGCGGGCGACCCCTATACGCCGGGGCAGGGCGCGCTGGAGGCCGGGCAACGCGCCGGCTGCCCGGTCGTCGGCTTCTGCCACTCCGACCCCGCGGGCCTCGCCGCGCTGCATTTCGGCGAATGGGCCAAGAAGCCCGTCGAGAAGCGCTGGGCCCGTCTGTTCGGCCAGTTCGACCGCGTCGTGTCGCCCAGCCGCTATATCGCCCGTCGTCTGGAAGAGGCGGGCATCCGGGACATCGTCATCCAGCCGCTGGGCGTGGAGATCGACACCTTCCGTCCCGACCGCCGGGATCGCGAGTGGCTGCTGAAGAAGTTGGGCCTTCCGGCGTCCGCGCGCCTGCTGTGCTTCGCCGGACGTCCGGCGCGCGAGAAGAACATCGGCGTCCTGATCGAGGCCGTGCAGAAGCTGGGCGATCCCTATCATCTGGTGCTGGTCGGGGCAGGGCAGGGACTGCCCGCAGAGGAACGGGTCATCTCCCTGCCGTATGAGGCCAATCCGAAGGCCGTGGCCAGGATCATCGCCTCCTGCGACGCCTTCGTGCACGCCAACGACAAGGAGCCGTTCGGCCTGATCGTGCTGGAGGCCATGGCCTGCGGTCGTCCGGTGGTCGGCGTCGATGCGGGCGGCGTGAAGGAGACGGTCGACAACTCGGTTGGCCAACTGGCTTCAGCGGCCGAGCCGGGCGTCTATGCCGAGGCGATCAAGGCGCTGTTCGAGCGCGACATCGAGGCCATCGGCGCCGCCGCGCGCCAGAAGGCCGTCGAGCGCTTCGCCTGGAACCGGGTGTTCGAGGACCTGTGCATGACCTACGCCGACGTCAGCGGAAAGCGCGCCTTCCTGGAACCGCCGGGGGACTGGGCCGAGCACTGA
- a CDS encoding SPFH domain-containing protein encodes MTNTTHSKSTERPAATANGVLVLLIGLALTVGGPALIAQDPDNLVFVIAGVTLATVGLLLMCGLYSLQPNEGSAILLFGEYRGTDRKTGLRWVLPWYTRKKISLRVRNLTSDKLKVNDKRGSPIEIAANVVWRVEDSAQALFDVDDYQAFVNIQVDTALRDITSLYAYDHGEEESEPELTLRSDAEDVAARLRDELVGRVKVAGVAIDEARLAHLAYAPEIAGAMLKRQQAEAVLAARRLIVKGAVGMVEAALNDLGERGVVDLDEDRKAAMVSNLLVVLCADREAQPVVNTGTLYG; translated from the coding sequence ATGACTAACACCACCCATTCGAAATCCACGGAACGCCCGGCGGCCACCGCCAATGGCGTTCTGGTGCTGCTGATCGGGCTGGCCCTGACCGTCGGCGGTCCGGCGCTGATCGCGCAGGATCCCGACAATCTTGTCTTCGTGATCGCCGGAGTCACTCTGGCCACGGTTGGTTTGCTGTTGATGTGCGGCCTCTATTCGCTTCAGCCCAATGAGGGTTCGGCGATCCTGCTGTTCGGCGAATATCGCGGCACCGATCGCAAGACGGGCCTGCGCTGGGTTCTGCCCTGGTACACGCGCAAGAAAATCAGCCTGCGTGTTCGCAACCTGACCAGCGACAAGCTGAAGGTGAACGACAAGCGCGGCAGCCCGATCGAAATCGCGGCGAACGTCGTCTGGCGCGTCGAGGACTCGGCGCAGGCCCTGTTCGACGTGGATGACTATCAGGCGTTCGTGAATATCCAGGTGGACACGGCCCTGCGCGACATCACCTCGCTGTACGCCTACGACCACGGCGAGGAGGAGTCCGAGCCGGAGCTGACCCTGCGGTCGGACGCAGAGGATGTCGCCGCCCGTCTGCGCGATGAACTGGTTGGGCGGGTGAAGGTCGCCGGCGTCGCCATCGACGAGGCGCGGCTGGCCCACCTGGCCTATGCCCCTGAAATCGCCGGCGCGATGCTGAAGCGCCAGCAGGCCGAGGCTGTTCTGGCCGCCCGCCGCCTGATCGTGAAGGGCGCCGTCGGCATGGTCGAGGCCGCCCTGAACGATCTGGGCGAGCGCGGGGTGGTCGATCTGGACGAGGACCGCAAGGCGGCGATGGTCTCGAACCTTCTGGTCGTGCTGTGCGCGGACCGGGAAGCGCAGCCGGTCGTCAACACCGGCACCCTGTACGGCTGA